A single region of the Nocardioides aurantiacus genome encodes:
- a CDS encoding sensor histidine kinase, with amino-acid sequence MSFLVPLRYRRSLAGRVTLLTTIAVGLAVTGVAFAAYATVRMQSLSSLDESLRSRAAQAAHTDTLEELQRQRVPAWALGAADVKILFLDATTGNMRTTNGAVQASRIYGPEADVALGERPWSARTVLIESERYRVVAVPAQPGEALVLAQSLQPTDRMLDRLGLVMLLFGIAGMVTAGLAGWAVARNGLRPVRRLTTAVEQIARTERLNPITIEGNDEVARLAVAFNSMLTALSASQTRQRQLVADAGHELRTPLTSLRTNLDLLAQADASTHLSAESRAELLADVRAQIAEMTTLIGDLTELAREDPATPAVEPVELAAVVGQAVTRVRRRTTTVAFDVRTQPWWVTGDAAALERAITNLLDNAAKWSPPGGTVSVELHEGTVMVADQGRGISAGDLPHVFERFYRSAESRTMPGSGLGLSIVKAVADRHGGAVTAGTAPDGGAAFWFSVPGTMAPPEVLARS; translated from the coding sequence ATGAGCTTCCTCGTGCCGCTGCGCTACCGCCGCTCGCTCGCCGGCCGCGTGACCCTGCTGACCACGATCGCGGTGGGCCTGGCCGTCACGGGGGTGGCGTTCGCGGCGTACGCCACGGTGCGGATGCAGAGCCTGTCCAGCCTCGACGAGTCGCTGCGCTCCCGGGCCGCGCAGGCCGCGCACACCGACACCCTCGAGGAGCTGCAGCGCCAGCGGGTCCCCGCCTGGGCGCTCGGCGCCGCCGACGTGAAGATCCTGTTCCTCGACGCCACCACCGGCAACATGCGCACCACCAACGGTGCGGTCCAGGCCAGCAGGATCTACGGCCCCGAGGCCGACGTGGCGCTCGGCGAGCGGCCCTGGTCGGCGCGCACGGTGCTCATCGAGTCCGAGCGATACCGCGTCGTCGCGGTGCCGGCCCAGCCGGGCGAGGCGCTCGTGCTCGCCCAGTCGCTGCAGCCCACCGACCGGATGCTCGACCGGCTGGGCCTGGTGATGCTGCTCTTCGGCATCGCCGGCATGGTCACCGCCGGTCTCGCGGGCTGGGCGGTGGCGCGCAACGGCCTGCGTCCCGTACGCCGCCTCACCACCGCCGTCGAGCAGATCGCCCGCACCGAGCGGCTCAACCCCATCACCATCGAGGGCAACGACGAGGTGGCCCGCCTCGCGGTGGCGTTCAACTCGATGCTGACCGCGCTGTCGGCCTCCCAGACGCGTCAGCGCCAGCTCGTCGCCGACGCCGGCCACGAGCTGCGGACCCCGCTGACCTCGCTGCGCACCAACCTCGACCTGCTGGCCCAGGCCGACGCCAGCACCCACCTGTCGGCGGAGTCGCGGGCGGAGCTGCTGGCCGACGTACGCGCCCAGATCGCCGAGATGACCACCCTGATCGGCGACCTCACCGAGCTCGCCCGCGAGGACCCCGCCACCCCCGCGGTGGAGCCGGTCGAGCTGGCGGCCGTGGTCGGTCAGGCCGTCACACGCGTACGCCGCCGCACCACCACCGTCGCCTTCGACGTCCGCACCCAGCCCTGGTGGGTCACCGGCGACGCCGCTGCCCTGGAGCGCGCCATCACGAACCTGCTCGACAACGCCGCCAAGTGGAGCCCGCCGGGCGGCACCGTGAGCGTCGAGCTGCACGAGGGCACCGTGATGGTCGCCGACCAGGGCCGCGGCATCTCCGCGGGCGACCTGCCCCACGTCTTCGAGCGCTTCTACCGCTCGGCGGAGTCGCGCACCATGCCCGGCTCCGGGCTCGGCCTGTCCATCGTCAAGGCGGTCGCGGACCGCCACGGCGGCGCGGTCACCGCCGGCACCGCGCCCGACGGCGGCGCCGCGTTCTGGTTCAGCGTGCCCGGCACCATGGCCCCGCCCGAGGTCTTGGCGCGGTCGTAG